TGAGAGATACTTACCATGAGCGTTGCACATGCATGGCCCTTAGCATTGACAgttatccctcccatccatccaacaacctCCGCCACTCCCTACCAACAGGCAGTAGgcactgtagcattaggacaaaaaCTGTTAGGAGCTTCTACTcccaggccataagactactgaactccttgtcaccacccaggtctcatcacgtatgaagtgcCACTAGCGTAATAgtgtttattttttaacttgcAGATGCACCTTATACTtcgttaatttatttgtggtaatatatgtgtgagttatatgtactgtattgtgcaatttgatctggaggaacattgtttcatttagcagTAATAAAAATATACTTGAACTTCATActgtgagaagttgggaggtgacagAAGAGGCAAAGGTCTGAAGTGGAAGGTATTTGTTGGGAGAGGATAATAGACCATGAGTAAAGGAAAGGAGGTGAGAAATATATTGtcgcaaataaataaataaataaataaataatgtgaacAAGAAGTGTAgggtgcttgaaagtgagtctataggttgtcgaatcagttcagagttgaggtgagtggagttatccaaACTGGTTCAAGAGCTCAATGGTTGTAGGGCACTACTGTTCTCTGTAGATACACTACAGAAAGCTTCCTATCCAAATGCACCGCAGCTTGGTATTGCAACTGTTCTGGCTATGACTGCAAGAAATTACCGTGAGTTATGAACACAAATCAaccatgaaaaccagcctcccttaaTTGATTTTGTGTACAGTTCCCactgccaacataatcaaagaccctttcCATCCTGGTCATTCTTTTTCTCCCATTCCACTGGGTAGAAGATAAGAAAAGTTTTAAGTCTGTACCACCAGGCTGTTGGAGAGCTTCTATCcagtagttcaaagtaaatttattatcaaagtatgtgtaccatttacaaccttgagattcatctcctttccGGCACCCACAAAACAAAGTAACACAATAGAATTCATTAAAAACCCAAcacaataaagactgacaaacatccactgtacaaaaaaaaagagcaaataataaaaaaagtaaacaaataatacagaGCATGAATGGAAAAGTTCCTGAAATGAGCCTACAGTCACAGAGCTAGTGCAACACTGAGGCATGCGCgagaagctggtccaggagctcGATGGCTACAGGCCACAGTCGTACAGTCCATTCAGTGCTGCAGCGAATGAAACTGGTTCAGGAGCTCGATGGCTACAGGCCACAGTCGTACAGTCCATTCAGCGCTGCAGCGaatgaagctgatccaggagctcgacgACTGCAGGCCACAGTTGCAGAGTCCGTTCAGTGCTGAGGCGTGAAGCTGGCCCAGGAGCTCGACAGCTGCAGGACAACTACTGTACTCCAGATTCTGCCATCGAGGACCCAAGTCTCCTGCATCTCCCACATCAAATTTGTCAGTAGAAAAAACATCTTCcagtttcaacatcttctctatcaacctcctcttccaacctcCAGCTACCAgggagtccccaaagttgaatgactcggTAGTCAACTTTCCTCTTTTCAGAGGAAATTTTTCCccagcttgtctcacagggacactagacatgACTGTCACTGGGAAGAGGAGCACCACTGGCATCCCctgcctgagggtgacctcccGCCCCAAAGTGTTCTTGACACTCATTGACATCCTGTTCATCTGTACAcccgagggcttctgcagttcgggCCTCACTAGTGCCCCAGCGGGTAAGCCTAACTCCTCCTCCTGGTCTTCCTAAGCATCCACCAAGAGGGCCTCGGCCTCAGGCATTCTGGGAAATTTGGGGTTTCTTATCACGCTCGCTGCTTTCCCAGGCTGCAGCACGACTGGTGCTGATTGGGTGAACACCACATGCTTATGCTCATCATCCAGCCCAGTGTGGCCACGCAAGTCCTCAGAAGCAGCCCGGAACACaggatgaatggacaatgttttcagaaagctctctctaactttctccttgcaggctctcactagcctcctcacaataGCAGTATTCgtccccacaagaattgaagCTTTTCGACTggatccggacaaaccagcactaattTATCAAGGACCTCAGCTACTCCCATATCTGCCTCcaaaactccagcttcaatgaTAAGTAACCATCGTACAGGTAGTGAACCGTAGTAAAACCCCAGATCTCTAGCGCACTGAGTGGCGTCAAGGGTAAATGCGTCAAATACCAGCTGTAAGACAAATGGTACAACAAAGTAACCTGAGAGCTTGAGTCAAatatggctctagcataaataccctcaatCTGTAGtgatacactggagcttggccccactaagccttcaggaaaagGTTATTTTGCTTTGGGGTAttccttgatatattgctgggaacatgccccccccccccaagatgcCAGATCATTTCCTCACTGGGTCTCTCCACTTAGGTACCTGGGGCTCATTCTCTGAGGGTTTTCCTGTCCTTCACATTCCCGCCTGATGTGTCCCTCTTCTCCACAGTTATAGCAGACAATACTGGTAGCTCCCCTTCTCACAGGACCCCATTTACTTGCACCCCTCTTCCCAGTCCGTCCCCTCAGGGGGTCTGACTCCCTGTTGGCTTTATGGTGCAGGGTGGTTGCACCTGCCAGTAACAACCAGGACATCTCAGTCCTAAACTCTGCCACAAGCTCCTTCACCACTCCCCGGGATGGGTTAATGTGGTCACCTCAGCCAAAGGGACCCCTGTTCCCTACAGACGGAGGCCTCACGCGCCTCCATCGCATTCTCCTCCTCTCTTACTTTTCTGGATAGCTTGACTAACGACGGAGGAGGCGCATCTTACGAGACTTTCAGAGACCTCAAGTGATCAGATCCGGTCCCTGGGCGCCTTTCGCCacttggtccattcttaactgattcaCTTCAGCCATTTGAATGGCCCCTCTACAATTTTGCTGCCTCTTTAGCAGAAAAACGTAGGCGGAAAGCTTCTCCCCATTCTTCTGACACATATTCTGAGACCCCttcatgagctccattgggcttcccgTCGCACCAAACACCTTTTCCAGTGCTTGCATGTAAGGGTTCTGTGTCTTTACAGATTTCACTACATCAGCAGCCCAGCCTCCCAAACTCTCAACCAATTGCTATCTTACATcctcagagcactgccactcatccagcATCTGAGAGTTCGGCTTCACCCAAGTCTCATGCTCCTCTTCCCCCTTGGGGGTGGGCTTCACCCCGAAAACATTCTCAGCTTTCGATAGCTAGGACCCTCTGCGTGGGCACTGGGCCATTTATCCACCCGGGAGGTAAGGACTGATACCAACTCCGAAGTCCCACTCTTCACTGGAGGACTCATTAGACATTTCATAccagaccactccttcccctcactccacagGAATGAGAACAaactgtctttgaaatctccacCCACAACTATGGGAGATTCAGCTTGTGATTCAGCCTGCTCACCTACGCTCTCCTCCTCCCAGAAAGTATGGACAACCCATGGCCTCCCCTCTCCCAGGGCCCCAATAGTACCAGGCAGTTTCACTACCGTTacatcagcgctagtctgaactaaaacaaattTTGggccgccattttatcaaacctccactCCACAATCATAACTGCTCCTACGGCTTTAACGGTACTTAAAGTTCGAATAAACAATTCATCATAAGTACGAATGTCTACCCCACTCAATACACACACATTCATTACTAGTAACCTCATGGATTCGCACCACCGCTCAACCCCTGCAGCATCTATAATCACGTATTGTAAACACTTTTCCAAACAATAGACACAGACTTACACACACCACCCACTGGAATAATGCTCAGGGCAGTAACACAGCACCCAATGAAATCCATTCCGGACGATACCCCCAcaatgaaacaccctggtttccttggcagCATAAGTCTCAGCAAGACAACCTCCAGCCCAGCCAAGCTCATGAGACTGAGGCGTCCTCCCACCCCataccctggtttgtgtggatgctgtgtaatttgctaccctgttacaaatttgTGCCACGAAAtaacacagtacactgcatacgattgaAGGAATTATATGTAtcaatcttaactaaagggtccaTTCTAATTAAagagtcaaatgtgcacaagttggagctcatcttgaacttctctgtcactcgcgCTGGGCCCTCGTCAGTGTGAACgtccacaccaccttccgaatgtcgctcgcaatccatctcaaacGGTCTCCCACCAGATCGTATGCTACGtccggttctccccagcgtcttctctcttcatctcccacagaacaaaagcccaagaccaaccttactgTCACTCACCACGAAAAGCTCCCGCTAATTGGGTGGcgcacattccacatcatcccttatcttcaacagtaacccaaacaagctgaaaacaagcagctcttacagaactgccaaaatgaaatacatacagcataacatcAAAactatgaaccagggcattacaataCTACACTTTTTCCATAAATGTAAATGATGTTCTGCATTTTTAATGTACAACCATGATATACTTACGTATGGAATAATATGTGTAAATTGCATGCATTTAGCATGGCGCTGTGTGCCTTTGGTTGTGTCGGTTGTTAACACAATGTACGTTTCAATGAAAATGCAAAACAATGTTTtccctgtatcttggtacattttAGAAGAATGATTGCCCAGCTAATATGATGAACAGAGACTGAGGCTTTGGACCTGCtctggggatttggatctaaggaccgAATTTGGTTCAGAACGCTTCCatcgtttgcatgatttgtgtttttttcccctctttttctgtGCATTTAGTGTCCATTTtctaaaattgttttttttttttttggagtcccttgctttgtggctgcctggacgcagacaaatctcaatgttgaataatttatatatcttttgaTTATAAATGTGTGTGAATCTTGAATGAACCAATTACAATTTCCAGTTACCATACGAATTTGCATTACTGCACAACTGGTTTGCTTGCTGGTATAACTATGAAAAAGTACATTCAAATTTTCACGTTGCAGCTAGAAAGGAACTCAGATAGGAAGGCCAGAACTGCTGTGGGTACAAGAACTCATGAGGAAATATAATACCACACTGTGGCTGATGACCCCGTTGCACTGTTGGAGGTACACCTTCCTGTAAATCTCATTGCACCAtattgtgaattttctctgtcaCTTTAACATGATATTGTGCATTCCCTTATTGTTTTATCTTTGTCCTGATTCAATGTACAGTATTGATGTTTGTAATGATCTGTCTAGACGGCAACCAAAttaaagttcctcactgcatctcggtaaatgtgacaatagtaaaccaattatgAAAAATGAATGATGTTTTTCCCCAGAGACCATTTGTAGGGATAAGgtcacttaagaccataagacataggaacagaattaggccattcagcccatcaggtctgctccaccattccatcatggcggatcccactcaaccctacaGACCTCCCTTCttgctatatcctttgatatcctgactgatcaagaaatgATCAAATTCCACCTTAAGTATCTGcacggtcttggcctccactgcagtctgtggcagaacattccacagattcactaatcactggctaaaaaaattcctccttacctctgttctagttctggatacccccaccataggaaacatcctctccacatccatcttgtctagtcctttcaacattcaataggctccacccacatttttctaaattccagtgagtacaggcacaacgttaccaaatgctcctcatctgttgccccttcattcctggaattatccttgtgaacttcctctggactctcttcaatgacaacacatcctttctgagatacggagCCCAAAACTCTTGACAATACTCGcacggcctgactagtgtcttataaatgctcagcattatctccttacttttatattctattccccttgaaatgaatgctaactttccatttgccttccttaccacactcaacctgtaaattaatcttctgtgaGTCTTGTACCTCTGCATgtttgatgtttgaaccttctccccatttagataatactcCACAttattctttttaccaaaatgtattatcatacatttccgaaaactgtattccatctgccactattttgcccattcttccaatctgtctaagtcttgctgcaatcacattgcttcctcatcactacctccccctccacctatatttgtatcatctgcaaactttgccacaaagccatcaattccatgatccaaatcactgacaaaaaaaaaacatgaaaggtagcagtcccaatactgacccctgaggaacaccactagtcactggcagccaaccagaaaaggccccttttagaacatagaacagtacaggcccttcggcccacaatgttgtactgaccctcaatccctgcctcccatataacccccaccttaaattcctccatatacctgtccagtagtctcttaaacttcactagtgtatctgcctccaccactgactcaggcagtgcattccacgcaccaaccactctctgaggaaaaaaccttcctctaatatcccccttgaacttcccaccccttaccttaaagccacgtcctcttgtattgagcactggtgccctggggaaaaggcgctggctgtccattctatctattcctcttaatatcttgtatacctctatcatgtctcctctcatcctccttctctccagagagtacagccctagctcccttaatctctgatcataatccatactctctaaaccaggtagcatcctggtaaatctcctctgtaccctttccaatgcttccacatccttcctatagtgagacgaccagaactggacacagtgttccaagtgtggcctaaccagagttttatagagctgcatcattaccccacgactcttaaactctatccctagatttatgaaagctaacactccataagctttcttaactaccctatctacctctgaggcaactttcagggatctgtggactagTGGGGTCTCTTGTCGAGAAAGAAGCAAAGAGCCTTATGGCCTTCTTGTTGGGGTCAGtattatatagggactggacatctatggtgaaaatgaggtaaTCTGGGCCATGCAATTGAAAGTTGAGAGAGAAATATGAGATAGGCACAGtgatgaaagtaaaatggaggaCTACGTGAGAGGAAAGCATTAGATTGTTctaggagtaggttaaaaggtcagcacgacATCGTTGGTCAAAGGGcctgtgtactgttctatattctaaacaGAAATAGTGTAGGTAAACCTGAATTTGATTCAGATCCAAATACGTAGTATGAAAGCTGCATAAAAAATTACTGCTACAAGGGTGTAAGCCAACTCCATTGTATTCTCACACACAATCTTATGGTGATATTTTCAAGGAAATATTTTTACAGTGTAAATATGTATTAACAGAATAGGTAGAGAGAATTTGTTCCCATAGATACAGGAATGAACACATGGATCAACACAATAGCCAAAAGTGACAGGAGGGAGTAATCACTCATACAATTAGGCCCGGTCTGGAATGCACTGGCGAGGAGGttcacaaacacaaaataatctacagatgctggaaatccgaagcaacacacgcaaaatgctggaggaactcagcaggtcaggcagcatcaatggaaaggaataaactgtcaatgtttcaggctgagacccttcaacaggactggaaaaaagagaagTCAGCGTAAGGAggtggtgggaggagagggagaagtgcaaggtggtacgtgataggtgaaaccaggaaaggtggagggggtgaagtaaagagctgggaggttgattggtgaaagagataatgggCTGGAGGAGAGGGAATCATATAGGGAAGGAATAGAAGACAtgagagaatgggaaggaggaggagcaccggagaggaggtgatgggcatgtAAGGAAAAAGGTgagagggatggggaatggtgaaatggggggcaattactggaagctcgagaaatcaatgttcatgccatcaggtggagGCTAAaaagacggaacataaggtgttgcttctccaatctGTGTGTGGCCTCAATCGCAGCAGTTGAGGTGgtcatggactggcatgtcagatTAGGAATCCGAAGTAgaactgaaatgggtggctaccaggagatagGTGAGGAGGAGAGACATGTTCTAGATTACTCAGGGCTTTAAGTGTgacagggaggaggagaagaatgtatctgagagggataataaatcagacacaatagaatggcagagcagactcaatgggccaaatggccgaatgaTGCTCCTATAGTCTTATGCTACCTGGCCcactgaggagaaatttcttcagccagagggtggtaaactcGTTGGCAcaattggctgtggaggccaagtcactgggtatgtttaaagtggacaTTGATAGGTTTTCATGAGTAAGGATGTCAAGTGTTATGGGGGAAAagcagaatgggattgagagggataataaatcagctgttatCAAATgctggagaagacttgatgggccaaatggcctaattctgttcctatgtcttacacAAATGTGTGGACCCAGATTTCAATCATGCTGTTCAAAAGGGAGCTGGACTGGTATGACAACAGAAAATACTTGAAGGcctggagagagggtgaggaaatTGGACTAGCCTTTTAGTTCTTAAATAGAACTGGTAGATAccatgggctgaacggcctcctTTCTAACTGTAACCTTTCAATGAATTGTGAAATTAACAAATGATTAAACATACATAAGGCAGAATAaatctgtacatctgtagaactgTAATTTTTCCAGTAAACACATGATATGAAATGTCACACTTTAATTGGTTCTCAATTTTTTCATTACAGGTCTTGGCTCTGTTAAAAAATAAAATCTATAATTTTGCTTGTCTGGAAGCTAATTTTTAAAGTGAAAACAAAATACTATTTAAGATACTGTAGCGGTGTactacacacagcgctaaaataaccacacgtagtcggtgagttggagttgcgatgaaagagatttattcaaacttcgcagccTGCTTTAAAGCATTCCCATTCCTGCCCTACCCCACACAACCTCCATTTGGAAGTGTGCTGTCAGTGACAGAAAGGTGTACTCCCCCAGGCCTGAGGAGACACTTGCAAACACCACCCCCAGGAGGCTGATCCAAGTTACGACGGAGAAGGAGACGACAATAAAGCTGGTGACGGCCGAGAAACAACAGAACAATACACGGTACCGCAGTGGAGATGGGTTTACAGTCAAAACGTCCACCTCTATTCGTGccaccccctgggacagaggCACTGGGCCTCCGGGTGCTGTTGCGTGGGGCAGTCGGTCCAGTAGCGCTTGCACCCTCCTGCGTGGAGAGAATATTGTGGGCAGCACTCAACATGATTATGTAGGAGAAGTTGTTACGGAGGCCAAGAATCCAGAATCCGATGATGTTTCTCCAGTAGGTCCTTCGATCCAGTGCGTTCCGGACCCTTGGAACTGTCCTCTCATCGTCCCGACCCTCGCACcggggactgctgtggggaatgcatattcccagaccctttccgcgcgcgggattttctccctgctggtgaagatagcctggcgccctttttggggccggccctctgcctgcgcgtgctgtttcgtgagccggttcaTGTGTGCttgaaagtgggtcgccacaatacTATTGCAATGGCTTTTTCCAGTGTACATGTAGAAACAGTAAACAAAGTAAATGTTTTGCACATGACTAACACCCTTTATACTTAACCTGCACACACATTTAATTAGCAAATCAGAGAAGGCAAGGCTCAATTTCTACAGCTCATTTTAAA
The DNA window shown above is from Mobula birostris isolate sMobBir1 chromosome 5, sMobBir1.hap1, whole genome shotgun sequence and carries:
- the cln3 gene encoding LOW QUALITY PROTEIN: battenin (The sequence of the model RefSeq protein was modified relative to this genomic sequence to represent the inferred CDS: deleted 1 base in 1 codon); protein product: MCVQYCGDPLSSTHEPAHETARAGRGPAPKRAPGYLHQQGENPARGKGLGICIPHSSPRCEGRDDERTVPRVRNALDRRTYWRNIIGFWILGLRNNFSYIIMLSAAHNILPRRRVQALLDRLPHATAPGGPVPLSQGVARIEVDVLTVNPSPLRYRVLFCCFSAVTSFIVVSFSVVTWISLLGVVFASVSSGLGEYTFLSLTAHFQMEVVWGRAGMGML